In Romboutsia lituseburensis, a genomic segment contains:
- a CDS encoding phospholipase D-like domain-containing protein, with protein MSIELLTREHMLSFKNALKCVNKSIKIISPFIGLSTSKIIAQFMKENPKCECIIITRFYRQDFLEGVSSLDALKILKESNVTLYGLKDLHSKLYLVDDNFGIIGSANFTIGGFKSNHELSLAIEDEYELLKNLNDYFEELIQSIKCSGSWEITLNKIREEFELTDNIFKNRKDRLVKFTNNKKWGADISKLRKDIDQKEIDLVEQFLKKELEESNEIAWIKFEGTGENRWDNNYKYFPKKLKSKGVYTNHFPRKPRSIERGARIYLSVLSYDEKGNAIPIIIGRAKSYGYLETNVTDDVDRIGNVLLERYPYYVELYDIEIIDTEIVNGISLNTVIMELGTNLYPNTIGRNLKQEDIRKRHHQKSHIRITSVAKSFLDDKLDSLIKEYGIINVD; from the coding sequence ATGTCTATAGAATTACTGACAAGGGAACATATGCTAAGCTTTAAAAATGCATTAAAGTGTGTTAATAAAAGTATAAAAATAATAAGCCCGTTTATAGGATTAAGTACATCTAAAATAATAGCACAATTTATGAAAGAGAATCCTAAATGTGAATGTATCATAATTACAAGGTTTTACAGACAGGATTTTTTAGAAGGAGTAAGTAGTTTAGATGCATTAAAAATATTAAAGGAGTCCAATGTAACTTTGTATGGGCTAAAGGATTTACATAGTAAATTGTATTTAGTAGATGATAATTTTGGAATTATAGGTTCAGCCAATTTTACAATTGGTGGGTTTAAGAGTAACCATGAACTTTCACTAGCAATAGAAGATGAGTATGAATTGTTAAAGAATCTTAATGATTACTTTGAAGAATTAATTCAAAGTATAAAGTGCAGTGGTAGTTGGGAGATAACCCTTAATAAAATTAGAGAAGAGTTTGAACTTACAGATAATATATTTAAGAATAGAAAAGATAGATTAGTTAAATTTACTAATAACAAAAAATGGGGAGCTGATATCAGTAAATTAAGAAAAGATATAGATCAGAAAGAAATAGACTTGGTTGAGCAGTTTCTAAAGAAAGAATTAGAAGAAAGTAATGAAATAGCTTGGATTAAATTTGAAGGTACAGGAGAAAATAGATGGGATAATAATTATAAATATTTTCCTAAAAAGCTAAAATCTAAAGGTGTATACACAAATCATTTCCCTAGGAAGCCAAGAAGTATAGAGCGTGGTGCTAGAATATATTTATCTGTTTTAAGTTATGATGAAAAAGGAAATGCAATTCCAATAATAATTGGGAGAGCAAAAAGCTACGGATATTTAGAAACTAATGTAACTGATGACGTTGATAGAATTGGAAATGTATTGTTAGAGAGATATCCATATTATGTTGAATTATATGATATAGAGATAATAGATACAGAAATAGTCAATGGTATATCATTAAATACAGTTATAATGGAATTAGGCACAAATTTATACCCTAATACAATAGGTCGAAACCTAAAACAAGAGGATATAAGAAAAAGACATCATCAAAAATCTCATATAAGAATTACATCGGTAGCTAAATCTTTTCTAGATGATAAGCTAGATAGTTTAATCAAGGAGTATGGAATAATTAATGTTGATTAA
- a CDS encoding Mor transcription activator family protein produces the protein MLEYLTKEDLPESLGDIIDTIGIENVKELIKLAGGGNVYIPSENSVVKSFRNKLIKENFDGNYKNLARRFGITEMQVRNIINYKKA, from the coding sequence ATGTTAGAATATTTAACTAAAGAAGATCTACCAGAATCACTAGGTGATATTATAGATACTATTGGTATTGAAAATGTGAAAGAATTGATAAAATTAGCTGGTGGAGGCAATGTTTATATACCTAGTGAAAATAGTGTTGTTAAGTCGTTTAGGAATAAATTGATTAAGGAAAACTTTGATGGAAATTACAAGAACTTGGCAAGAAGATTTGGTATAACTGAAATGCAAGTTAGAAATATTATTAATTATAAAAAAGCTTAA
- a CDS encoding type I restriction-modification system subunit M: MLNSEIKSKIDRLWDSFWSGGISNPLTVVEQISYLLFIKKLDDAEISKEKKAKRIKKPYTTVFEKYIQAMDESEVNRLNLNSDNLRWSEFVHYDSEASFKNMQDKVFPFLKSYSDDNSIFADQMKDAVFLIQKPSLLYEAVQLISSINLDDNDTNGDLYEYLLSKLATAGVNGQFRTPRHIINMMVELMDPDIRDVITDPSCGTAGFLVSASEYILRKYTDKDSVFTDEEGILHDKIGDMIDSDGWEHYKNKMFNATEFDPSMFRIAAMNLMLHGIENPQITQVDALSSQYDEEDKYSLVLANPPFKGSIDEGDINKSLRSVVKTKKTELLFLALIDRILDMGGRGAVIVPDGVLFGSSKAHKDVRKKIIEECELRAVISMPSGVFKPYAGVSTGILIFTKGGQTDKVWFYDMQADGYSLDDKRNEIEANDIPDIIDSFRKCMDDKELEPTKEDKWFFVDKSEIVDNGYDLSINKYKEIEYEEVVYEASEVIMEKLEKLEMSILEDIKALKKMVNGHE, encoded by the coding sequence ATGCTTAATTCAGAAATAAAAAGTAAAATAGATAGATTATGGGATAGCTTTTGGTCAGGAGGAATATCAAATCCCCTAACTGTTGTAGAGCAAATATCATATCTATTATTTATAAAAAAATTAGATGATGCGGAAATATCAAAAGAAAAGAAAGCAAAAAGAATAAAAAAGCCATATACTACAGTATTTGAAAAATACATACAAGCTATGGATGAAAGTGAAGTAAATAGACTTAACTTAAATAGTGATAATTTAAGATGGTCGGAGTTTGTTCATTATGATTCTGAAGCTAGTTTTAAAAATATGCAAGATAAAGTATTCCCATTTTTAAAATCATATTCAGATGATAATAGTATATTTGCAGATCAAATGAAAGATGCTGTGTTTTTAATACAAAAGCCAAGTTTATTATATGAAGCAGTTCAACTAATAAGCTCTATAAACTTAGATGATAATGATACAAACGGTGATTTATATGAATATCTATTATCAAAACTAGCAACAGCAGGTGTAAATGGTCAGTTTAGAACACCAAGACATATAATAAATATGATGGTGGAGCTTATGGATCCAGATATAAGAGACGTAATTACAGACCCATCTTGTGGTACGGCAGGATTTTTAGTAAGTGCTAGTGAGTATATATTAAGAAAGTATACTGATAAGGATAGTGTATTTACTGATGAAGAAGGAATACTTCACGATAAGATAGGGGATATGATAGATAGTGATGGATGGGAGCATTATAAAAATAAGATGTTTAATGCTACTGAATTTGACCCATCTATGTTTAGAATAGCAGCTATGAACTTAATGCTTCATGGTATAGAAAATCCTCAAATAACTCAAGTTGATGCACTATCTAGTCAATATGATGAAGAAGATAAATATTCATTAGTACTAGCGAATCCTCCGTTTAAGGGAAGTATAGACGAAGGTGATATAAACAAGAGTTTAAGAAGTGTTGTTAAAACTAAAAAGACTGAATTATTATTCTTAGCACTTATAGATAGAATACTTGATATGGGTGGTAGAGGTGCTGTAATAGTTCCAGATGGTGTGCTATTTGGTTCATCTAAAGCTCATAAAGATGTTAGAAAAAAGATTATTGAAGAGTGTGAGTTAAGAGCAGTTATATCTATGCCTAGTGGTGTGTTTAAACCTTATGCTGGGGTGTCTACTGGTATACTTATATTTACTAAGGGTGGACAAACTGACAAGGTTTGGTTTTATGATATGCAAGCTGATGGATATAGCTTAGATGATAAGAGAAATGAGATAGAAGCTAATGATATACCTGATATTATAGATAGTTTTAGAAAGTGTATGGATGATAAGGAACTTGAGCCGACTAAGGAAGATAAGTGGTTCTTTGTTGATAAGAGTGAGATTGTTGATAATGGCTATGATTTAAGTATTAACAAGTATAAAGAAATTGAGTATGAGGAAGTTGTTTATGAAGCTTCTGAGGTGATTATGGAGAAGCTTGAGAAGCTTGAGATGAGTATTTTAGAGGATATTAAGGCTTTAAAGAAGATGGTGAATGGACATGAGTAA
- a CDS encoding restriction endonuclease subunit S: protein MSKKLPQGWKEYTLKECTTFLDGLRKPVKEQNRVPGPYPYYGANGIQGSIDSYIFDEELVLLAEDGGHFGSKEKPIAYMIEGKSWVNNHAHVLRANKGIITTKYLCKALSFYNVMKYVTGSTRLKLTKGAAEKIILKVPPLEEQERIVSILERAEGAISKREECNRLLDELVKSRFIEMFGDPVINPKGWEKRKLADECNIVTGNTPSRKVDEYYGDYIEWIKSDNITNAGTYLTTAKEYLSEEGLKVGRSVEANSILMTCIAGSLKCIGNVAIADRMVSFNQQINGIETLDNNVFFMFEQFNLSQAYIQSTINMALKGILSKSQLSELEFIFPPIEVQNEFAIFFKQVDKLKFEMQSSLEELQNNFNSLMQRAFNGEL from the coding sequence ATGAGTAAGAAGTTACCACAAGGATGGAAAGAGTATACATTAAAAGAATGTACAACTTTTTTAGATGGATTAAGAAAACCAGTAAAAGAACAGAATAGAGTTCCAGGACCATATCCTTATTACGGTGCTAATGGTATTCAAGGTAGTATAGATTCTTATATATTTGATGAAGAACTTGTATTATTAGCAGAGGATGGAGGCCATTTTGGGTCTAAAGAGAAACCTATTGCATATATGATAGAAGGAAAATCCTGGGTTAATAATCATGCACATGTATTAAGAGCTAATAAAGGTATTATAACAACAAAATACTTATGTAAGGCTTTAAGTTTTTATAATGTAATGAAGTATGTAACTGGAAGTACAAGACTAAAGCTTACAAAAGGAGCTGCAGAAAAAATTATTTTAAAGGTACCACCTTTGGAAGAACAAGAAAGAATTGTTTCTATTTTAGAAAGAGCTGAAGGTGCTATTTCTAAGAGGGAAGAATGTAATAGGTTGCTTGATGAGTTAGTTAAATCAAGATTTATCGAGATGTTTGGTGACCCAGTGATAAATCCTAAGGGATGGGAGAAAAGAAAATTAGCTGATGAGTGTAATATTGTTACAGGTAACACTCCATCAAGAAAAGTAGATGAGTATTATGGTGATTACATAGAATGGATTAAGTCAGATAATATAACAAATGCTGGTACTTATTTAACTACGGCAAAAGAATACTTATCTGAAGAAGGATTAAAGGTAGGGAGAAGTGTTGAAGCAAATAGTATTTTAATGACCTGTATAGCAGGAAGTCTTAAATGTATTGGTAATGTCGCTATAGCAGACAGAATGGTATCATTTAATCAACAAATAAATGGAATAGAAACATTAGATAATAATGTATTCTTTATGTTTGAACAATTTAATTTATCACAAGCATATATACAAAGTACAATTAATATGGCATTAAAAGGAATCTTAAGCAAAAGTCAATTATCAGAATTAGAGTTTATATTTCCGCCAATTGAAGTACAAAATGAGTTTGCTATATTCTTCAAACAAGTAGACAAATTGAAATTTGAAATGCAAAGTAGTTTAGAAGAGCTACAAAATAACTTTAATTCACTTATGCAAAGAGCATTTAATGGAGAATTATAA
- a CDS encoding DUF1659 domain-containing protein yields MAISTKNPSGLKLKFQTGTDPITQKVIVKTKTYSNLKPSASNDDVYEVGEILASLQGHSLLEIAKIDNTTLSA; encoded by the coding sequence ATGGCAATATCAACTAAAAATCCATCAGGATTAAAATTAAAATTTCAAACAGGTACAGATCCTATAACTCAAAAAGTTATAGTAAAGACTAAGACTTACTCAAATTTAAAACCATCAGCATCTAATGATGATGTATACGAAGTAGGAGAAATATTAGCTTCACTTCAAGGACATTCTTTATTAGAAATAGCTAAAATTGACAATACAACTCTATCAGCATAG
- a CDS encoding YvrJ family protein, translated as MYSEIQTLIASVGFPIAISMYLLVRIEGKLQTLSDSINELSKNILSMK; from the coding sequence ATGTATTCAGAAATTCAAACTTTAATAGCTTCTGTAGGTTTCCCAATAGCTATTAGCATGTATTTGCTTGTTAGGATTGAAGGAAAGCTTCAGACTCTATCTGATAGTATTAATGAATTATCTAAAAATATATTAAGTATGAAATAG
- a CDS encoding DEAD/DEAH box helicase family protein, which translates to MSNFYFLDRWSNLKKLGMQAETYIVTDPNASMLKTRILGEQLIDLVLAALKIEIDRFATQDDKIKKLRTVNINQSIPDWFNIVRLHGNKAMHEAMDDKDKAKEALIAMVKISAWFYINATKDKSILPLKFKMPKSGSKKVYKIDDYKKEVEEIEEDNKKEIEEVKEELKETSIISNYIELKKVEDELDLNEVQTRKKLIDVLLEQAGWEVCGSKVVKEYKIENYKGENGKVGFADYVLLDKKENPIAVVEAKRTMVDPYVGQQQAKSYADGIEAQTGIRPIIYFTNGYETYMWDDKYSAPRLVWGFYTLEDLEYEMFKHKNKRLLSSIEIDTNISGRSYQIEGIKSVYEKFEKGHRKSLVVMATGCGKTRTAISLVKGMIEANHVKRVLFLADRDELVKQASRDKSSFKTFMPNTPQMRITSKTSQDRESVLYFSTYQTMINYYHEFSVGFFDLIICDEAHRSIYKVYKDIVNYFDAYIVGLTATPVGFINRNTFTCFDCGDKDPTFSYSYEEAVNHRPQYLLKYRAKDASTEFLRKGIRWNNLNEDQKRDLEENGLDEEQIDFDKNALEEFVSNKDTNRKILQNLMENGIKVKDEIGKTIVFAKNKNHATLLLKLFDEMYPQYNGDLAAIIHSDIKNKDDVLKRFKEEQRPKIAISVDMLDTGVDVPEVVNLVFAKPIYSKVKFLQMIGRGTRLCPDLFGDGEDKEEFYIFDHWQNFEFFEEKPEGIVPREAKSSLQTRFESRVKLLEILKSESLEEEVNNIVNLIREDIDSLPEKSVEIRKNKKLIESLKPDKVWANIDKNLIDKLMKNIAPLMSWVDVSEHRDAILFDNSMYKMQILKINEDPKIITHVSKVVGDLSRLNTTMNQFNGVRDYVKELLKIEKWGSLNYKELEEIRLLLRDLMKYKSKNSKTFVEIDIKDSTMLVKDIETSDNYGQVNVDAYIERVKKSLEEEMNMNLVIQKIRKGKEITTKELDSIYDIFNTGKIEFSLDELSKKAHVSKEDVIGIIRKFVGVDEEELNTKFDEFINTHHSKMNVKQMNMIKMIKDDILKNRGISFASLYEGKYTTLSKDGIDGIFNEKLCDEVFDLIEPYKAEEDDIYA; encoded by the coding sequence ATGTCAAATTTTTATTTTTTAGATAGATGGTCGAATCTAAAAAAATTAGGAATGCAAGCAGAAACATATATAGTAACCGATCCAAATGCTTCTATGCTAAAGACTAGAATACTAGGGGAACAATTAATAGATTTAGTATTAGCAGCTTTAAAAATAGAAATAGATAGATTTGCAACTCAAGATGATAAAATAAAAAAGCTAAGAACAGTAAACATCAATCAATCTATACCAGATTGGTTTAATATAGTGAGACTTCATGGTAATAAAGCAATGCATGAAGCTATGGATGATAAAGATAAAGCTAAAGAAGCTTTAATTGCAATGGTAAAAATAAGTGCTTGGTTTTATATAAATGCAACTAAGGACAAGTCTATACTTCCACTCAAATTTAAAATGCCAAAATCAGGGTCTAAAAAAGTTTATAAGATAGATGACTACAAAAAAGAAGTTGAAGAAATAGAAGAAGATAATAAAAAAGAGATAGAAGAAGTAAAAGAAGAGTTAAAGGAAACTTCTATAATAAGTAATTATATAGAACTTAAAAAAGTAGAAGATGAGCTTGACTTAAATGAAGTTCAAACTAGAAAAAAACTAATAGATGTACTGCTTGAACAAGCAGGGTGGGAAGTTTGTGGTAGTAAAGTAGTTAAAGAATATAAAATAGAAAACTACAAAGGTGAAAATGGTAAAGTAGGATTTGCTGATTATGTATTACTAGACAAAAAAGAAAACCCTATAGCAGTAGTAGAAGCTAAAAGAACTATGGTAGATCCATATGTAGGTCAACAACAAGCTAAATCTTATGCAGATGGTATAGAAGCACAAACTGGTATAAGACCTATAATATACTTCACAAATGGATACGAAACGTATATGTGGGATGATAAATATAGTGCTCCAAGACTTGTATGGGGATTTTATACCTTAGAAGACTTAGAGTATGAAATGTTTAAACATAAAAACAAAAGACTTCTTAGTAGTATTGAAATAGATACAAATATAAGTGGTAGAAGCTACCAAATAGAAGGTATAAAAAGTGTATATGAAAAGTTTGAAAAAGGGCATAGAAAATCTCTAGTAGTAATGGCAACAGGATGTGGTAAAACGAGAACAGCAATATCTCTAGTAAAAGGTATGATAGAAGCTAATCATGTAAAAAGAGTATTATTTTTAGCTGATAGAGATGAGCTAGTGAAACAAGCAAGTAGAGATAAAAGTAGTTTCAAAACATTTATGCCAAATACCCCACAAATGAGAATAACATCAAAAACATCACAAGATAGAGAATCAGTATTATACTTCTCAACTTATCAAACAATGATAAATTATTACCATGAATTTAGTGTAGGTTTCTTTGACCTTATAATATGTGACGAAGCCCATAGAAGTATATATAAAGTATATAAAGATATCGTAAATTACTTTGATGCTTATATAGTAGGACTTACAGCAACACCAGTAGGATTTATAAATAGAAATACATTTACATGCTTTGATTGTGGTGATAAAGACCCGACATTTTCTTATTCATACGAAGAAGCTGTAAATCACAGACCACAGTATCTATTAAAATATAGAGCTAAAGATGCTTCAACGGAGTTTTTAAGAAAAGGTATAAGATGGAATAATTTAAATGAAGATCAAAAAAGAGATTTAGAAGAAAATGGACTAGATGAGGAACAAATAGATTTTGATAAAAATGCTTTAGAGGAATTTGTAAGTAACAAAGATACAAATAGAAAAATACTACAAAACTTAATGGAAAATGGAATTAAAGTAAAAGATGAAATAGGTAAAACTATAGTATTTGCTAAAAATAAAAATCATGCAACATTACTTTTAAAACTATTTGATGAAATGTATCCTCAATATAATGGTGATTTAGCAGCTATAATACATTCAGATATAAAAAATAAAGATGATGTACTTAAAAGATTTAAAGAAGAACAAAGACCTAAAATTGCAATATCAGTAGATATGCTAGATACAGGAGTAGACGTTCCAGAAGTAGTAAATTTAGTATTTGCTAAGCCAATATATTCAAAAGTTAAGTTTTTACAAATGATAGGTAGAGGAACAAGACTTTGCCCAGATCTATTTGGTGATGGTGAAGATAAAGAAGAATTTTATATATTTGACCATTGGCAAAACTTTGAGTTCTTTGAAGAAAAACCAGAAGGTATAGTTCCAAGAGAAGCTAAATCATCACTTCAAACTAGATTTGAAAGTAGAGTAAAACTTTTAGAAATATTAAAATCTGAAAGTTTAGAAGAAGAAGTAAATAACATAGTAAATCTAATAAGAGAAGATATAGACTCTCTACCAGAAAAATCAGTAGAAATAAGAAAAAATAAAAAACTTATAGAATCATTAAAACCCGATAAAGTATGGGCAAATATAGATAAAAACTTAATAGATAAATTGATGAAAAATATAGCTCCACTAATGAGCTGGGTAGATGTAAGTGAACATAGAGATGCTATACTATTTGATAACTCAATGTATAAAATGCAGATATTAAAAATAAATGAGGATCCTAAAATAATTACTCATGTATCAAAAGTTGTAGGAGATTTATCTAGGCTTAATACGACTATGAATCAATTTAATGGAGTTCGTGATTATGTAAAAGAGCTTCTCAAAATAGAAAAGTGGGGAAGTCTAAACTACAAAGAGCTAGAAGAAATAAGATTACTTTTAAGAGATTTAATGAAATATAAGTCTAAAAATTCTAAGACATTTGTAGAGATAGATATAAAAGATAGTACTATGTTAGTAAAAGATATAGAAACAAGTGATAATTATGGACAAGTAAATGTTGACGCTTATATAGAAAGAGTAAAAAAATCTTTAGAAGAAGAAATGAATATGAATCTAGTTATTCAAAAGATAAGAAAAGGTAAAGAAATAACAACTAAAGAACTAGACTCTATCTATGATATATTTAATACTGGTAAAATAGAATTTAGTTTAGATGAATTATCAAAAAAAGCTCATGTAAGCAAGGAAGATGTTATAGGTATAATTAGAAAATTTGTAGGAGTAGATGAAGAAGAATTAAATACTAAATTTGATGAATTTATAAATACACATCACTCTAAAATGAACGTAAAGCAAATGAATATGATTAAAATGATAAAAGATGATATACTAAAAAACAGAGGAATATCATTTGCATCATTATATGAAGGAAAATATACAACACTAAGTAAAGATGGTATAGATGGAATATTTAATGAAAAACTTTGTGATGAAGTATTTGATTTAATAGAACCATATAAAGCAGAAGAAGATGATATATATGCTTAA
- a CDS encoding DUF2922 domain-containing protein: MDIKKKLVMNFKTVLGKKVALSVDNPREDLNESEIKTAMENILSKNIFTSNGDDLVAFVDAKVVETGTTDYDLKL; this comes from the coding sequence ATGGATATAAAAAAGAAATTAGTTATGAACTTTAAAACTGTTTTAGGTAAAAAGGTAGCTTTATCAGTAGATAATCCTAGAGAGGATTTAAATGAATCAGAAATAAAGACTGCTATGGAAAATATATTATCTAAAAATATATTTACATCAAATGGTGATGATTTGGTTGCTTTTGTTGATGCTAAAGTAGTTGAAACTGGAACTACTGATTATGATTTAAAATTATAA
- a CDS encoding retropepsin-like domain-containing protein translates to MQKIEFKNGLLYTDLELSHEGKTIIVKDVIVDTGASHTIIIPEYLEEMNVGFSEDDTIVRASGYGGTIGYSVRKLIDKVSCKDICVDNIRIDFGEIDPEERVNGLLGLDFLKSANIVIDLVDNTMVKK, encoded by the coding sequence ATGCAAAAAATAGAGTTTAAAAATGGTCTTTTATATACAGACTTAGAACTAAGTCACGAAGGTAAAACTATAATAGTAAAAGATGTTATAGTTGATACTGGAGCATCACATACAATAATAATACCTGAATACTTAGAAGAGATGAATGTTGGATTTAGTGAAGATGATACTATTGTAAGAGCATCTGGATATGGTGGAACAATAGGTTATTCAGTAAGAAAGCTAATAGATAAAGTTTCTTGTAAAGATATATGTGTAGATAATATAAGAATAGACTTTGGAGAAATTGATCCAGAGGAAAGAGTAAATGGATTATTAGGTTTGGACTTTTTAAAAAGTGCAAATATAGTAATTGACTTAGTAGATAATACAATGGTGAAAAAATAA